The proteins below are encoded in one region of Ricinus communis isolate WT05 ecotype wild-type chromosome 6, ASM1957865v1, whole genome shotgun sequence:
- the LOC8285646 gene encoding GDSL esterase/lipase At5g03610: MNKQINFVLFYALFCFIYIFPEGSAVKASHRQQHNNSVKLFAFGDSYADTGNWEKPAISWKEPYGITFPGKPAGRFSDGRILTDYLASNLGIKSPEPYQRWKSRKGSRLQFGMNFAYGGTGVFDTLNNAPKMATQINFFQQLLEEKVYTKQDLKFSVAFVSVAGNDYNTYLYKNGALEDMSNFTASLIKQLSTNLKRIHGLGVQKVAVTSLQPIGCLPELAASSSYQNCSESLNAASEFHNLILQQAVQKLNNESQKHVVYEILDLYSAFMSAFSEARRTAAGSLNYGSPLKPCCRGVSRDYSCGDVDKNGAKKYEVCDNPELSVFWDMVHPSQNGWHLVYLALQPSLHRLS; encoded by the exons atgaataaacaaattaacTTCGTTCTCTTTTATGCCCTATTCTgcttcatttatatatttccag AAGGTAGTGCAGTGAAAGCATCACACAGACAGCAGCACAACAACTCAGTGAAGCTTTTTGCTTTTGGAGACTCATATGCTGATACTGGAAACTGGGAAAAGCCTGCAATTTCATGGAAAGAGCCTTATGGAATTACATTTCCTGGTAAACCGGCCGGTCGATTTTCCGATGGTCGCATCTTAACAGATTATTTAG CATCAAATCTTGGGATAAAATCTCCAGAACCATACCAACGGTGGAAAAGTAGAAAAGGATCTCGTCTACAATTTGGAATGAATTTTGCATATGGAGGAACTGGTGTGTTTGACACTTTAAACAACGCACCAAAAATGGCCACCCAAATCAACTTTTTTCAACAGCTACTAGAAGAAAAAGTGTACACCAAACAAGACCTTAAATTTTCCGTTGCCTTTGTATCAGTAGCAGGAAATGACTACAATACTTATCTTTATAAAAATGGAGCCCTTGAG GATATGTCAAATTTCACTGCATCGCTTATCAAACAACTTTCCACTAATCTAAAACGAATCCATGGTCTTGGAGTGCAAAAGGTAGCAGTCACATCATTGCAGCCGATAGGGTGCTTGCCTGAATTGGCTGCTTCATCTTCATATCAAAATTGCAGTGAAAGCTTGAATGCTGCCTCAGAGTTCCACAACCTGATATTGCAACAGGCAGTGCAAAAGCTGAACAATGAGAGTCAGAAACATGTTGTATACGAAATTTTGGATCTTTATAGCGCATTCATGTCTGCATTCAGCGAAGCCCGCCGGACag CTGCAGGAAGCTTGAACTATGGAAGTCCACTGAAGCCATGTTGTAGGGGAGTCTCAAGAGATTACTCATGCGGGGACGTAGACAAAAATGGGGCAAAGAAGTATGAGGTATGCGATAACCCAGAGTTGTCAGTGTTCTGGGATATGGTACACCCTTCCCAAAATGGCTGGCATCTAGTTTATTTGGCTCTGCAGCCTTCTCTTCACCGCCTCTCTTGA
- the LOC8285647 gene encoding protein SUPPRESSOR OF K(+) TRANSPORT GROWTH DEFECT 1 isoform X2: MYCNFLEHGAEYARQAVKEDDAGNYVKAFQLYMNALEYFHTHLKYEKNPQVKKTIRQKSLGYLTRAEEIRAILDNGGSVPTSNGGPALAAEAKTKPKPKPKGGEGKDKEDSEQAKLMAGLDSVIIREKPNVKWNDVAGLESAKQALQEAVILPVKFPQFFTGKRKPWRAFLLYGPPGTGKSYLAKAVATEADSTFFSVSSSDLVSKWMGESEKLVSNLFRLARDSAPSIIFIDEIDSLCGQRGEGNESEASRRIKTELLVQMQGIGNDDHQVLVLAATNTPYALDQAIRRRFDKRIYIPLPDLKARQHMFKVHLGDTPHNLTESDFEHLARRTEGFSGSDISVCVKDVLFEPVRKTRDAKYFMKISDGTWFPGDRTQKGAVKITLEGLDGKGLASKTLNLWTCCMCFDLNDSLAWGTNDFPDPSTSHHKSRF; this comes from the exons ATGTATTGCAATTTTTTGGAACATGGGGCAGAGTATGCAAGGCAGGCTGTTAAGGAGGATGATGCTGGAAACTATGTTAAAGCATTTCAACTTTACATGAATGCATTGGAGTATTTTCATACCCATTTGAAGTATGAAAAGAATCCACAAGTTAAGAAAACAATTAGGCAAAAGTCTTTGGGATATTTGACAAGGGCAGAGGAGATTCGGGCCATTCTTGATAATGGGGGGAGTGTGCCCACCTCAAATGGTGGTCCTGCACTTGCTGCAGAGGCTAAGACAAAGCCAAAGCCAAAGCCAAAGGGCGGAGAAGGAAAAGACAAAGAGGATTCAGAGCAAGCAAAGCTTATGGCAGGCCTGGATTCTGTTATCATTAGAGAGAAGCCAAATGTTAAGTGGAATGATGTGGCAGGCCTTGAGAGTGCTAAGCAGGCATTGCAAGAAGCAGTCATTTTGCCTGTTAAGTTCCCACAGTTCTTTACTG GGAAGCGAAAACCATGGAGAGCCTTTTTGTTATATGGTCCACCTGGAACAGGGAAGTCATACTTAGCAAAGGCTGTAGCAACTGAAGCAGACTCAACTTTCTTCAG TGTTTCTTCCTCAGACCTTGTTTCCAAATGGATGGGTGAAAGTGAAAAGCTAGTTTCAAATCTTTTTCGACTTGCTCGTGATAGTGCACCTTCAATCATATTcattgatgaaattgattcATTATGTGGTCAACGAGGTGAAGGCAATGAGAGTGAAGCATCTCGCCGCATCAAAACCGAACTTCTGGTACAGATGCAG GGTATAGGAAATGATGATCATCAAGTTCTTGTTCTTGCAGCGACAAATACTCCATATGCTTTAGATCAG GCCATCCGGCGGCGTTTTGACAAGAGAATATACATTCCTCTCCCAGATCTGAAGGCAAGGCAACACATGTTTAAG GTGCATCTTGGAGATACTCCTCACAATTTAACTGAAAGTGACTTTGAGCATTTGGCTCGGAGAACAGAAGGTTTTTCAGGGTCAGATATTTCTGTTTGT GTTAAAGATGTACTCTTTGAACCAGTTCGTAAAACCCGGGATGCTAAATATTTCATGAAGATCTCTGATGGGACGTGGTTCCCTGGTGATCGAACACAAAAAGGAGCTGTCAAAATCACATTGGAAGGACTCGATGGGAAAGGCCTTGCTTCAAAG ACTCTAAATTTGTGGACTTGTTGCATGTGCTTTGACTTGAATGACTCACTCGCATGGGGAACCAATGACTTTCCAGATCCTTCCACCTCCCATCACAAGAGCAGATTTTGA
- the LOC8285647 gene encoding protein SUPPRESSOR OF K(+) TRANSPORT GROWTH DEFECT 1 isoform X1: MYCNFLEHGAEYARQAVKEDDAGNYVKAFQLYMNALEYFHTHLKYEKNPQVKKTIRQKSLGYLTRAEEIRAILDNGGSVPTSNGGPALAAEAKTKPKPKPKGGEGKDKEDSEQAKLMAGLDSVIIREKPNVKWNDVAGLESAKQALQEAVILPVKFPQFFTGKRKPWRAFLLYGPPGTGKSYLAKAVATEADSTFFSVSSSDLVSKWMGESEKLVSNLFRLARDSAPSIIFIDEIDSLCGQRGEGNESEASRRIKTELLVQMQGIGNDDHQVLVLAATNTPYALDQAIRRRFDKRIYIPLPDLKARQHMFKVHLGDTPHNLTESDFEHLARRTEGFSGSDISVCVKDVLFEPVRKTRDAKYFMKISDGTWFPGDRTQKGAVKITLEGLDGKGLASKILPPPITRADFDKVLARQKPTVSKDDLEVHERFTKEFGEEG, encoded by the exons ATGTATTGCAATTTTTTGGAACATGGGGCAGAGTATGCAAGGCAGGCTGTTAAGGAGGATGATGCTGGAAACTATGTTAAAGCATTTCAACTTTACATGAATGCATTGGAGTATTTTCATACCCATTTGAAGTATGAAAAGAATCCACAAGTTAAGAAAACAATTAGGCAAAAGTCTTTGGGATATTTGACAAGGGCAGAGGAGATTCGGGCCATTCTTGATAATGGGGGGAGTGTGCCCACCTCAAATGGTGGTCCTGCACTTGCTGCAGAGGCTAAGACAAAGCCAAAGCCAAAGCCAAAGGGCGGAGAAGGAAAAGACAAAGAGGATTCAGAGCAAGCAAAGCTTATGGCAGGCCTGGATTCTGTTATCATTAGAGAGAAGCCAAATGTTAAGTGGAATGATGTGGCAGGCCTTGAGAGTGCTAAGCAGGCATTGCAAGAAGCAGTCATTTTGCCTGTTAAGTTCCCACAGTTCTTTACTG GGAAGCGAAAACCATGGAGAGCCTTTTTGTTATATGGTCCACCTGGAACAGGGAAGTCATACTTAGCAAAGGCTGTAGCAACTGAAGCAGACTCAACTTTCTTCAG TGTTTCTTCCTCAGACCTTGTTTCCAAATGGATGGGTGAAAGTGAAAAGCTAGTTTCAAATCTTTTTCGACTTGCTCGTGATAGTGCACCTTCAATCATATTcattgatgaaattgattcATTATGTGGTCAACGAGGTGAAGGCAATGAGAGTGAAGCATCTCGCCGCATCAAAACCGAACTTCTGGTACAGATGCAG GGTATAGGAAATGATGATCATCAAGTTCTTGTTCTTGCAGCGACAAATACTCCATATGCTTTAGATCAG GCCATCCGGCGGCGTTTTGACAAGAGAATATACATTCCTCTCCCAGATCTGAAGGCAAGGCAACACATGTTTAAG GTGCATCTTGGAGATACTCCTCACAATTTAACTGAAAGTGACTTTGAGCATTTGGCTCGGAGAACAGAAGGTTTTTCAGGGTCAGATATTTCTGTTTGT GTTAAAGATGTACTCTTTGAACCAGTTCGTAAAACCCGGGATGCTAAATATTTCATGAAGATCTCTGATGGGACGTGGTTCCCTGGTGATCGAACACAAAAAGGAGCTGTCAAAATCACATTGGAAGGACTCGATGGGAAAGGCCTTGCTTCAAAG ATCCTTCCACCTCCCATCACAAGAGCAGATTTTGATAAAGTGCTTGCAAGGCAGAAGCCAACAGTAAGCAAAGATGATCTTGAGGTGCATGAAAGATTCACAAAGGAGTTTGGGGAGGAGGGCTGA